CACCCACCGAAGAGGTCGACGATGAGCTCGCCatgaagagagaggaggaggaggactcGCCCTATGCCGAAGTACGCGCCGCCGTTCGCAACTACGACGAAGACGTCCCATGCAACACCATCAGAGCCTGGACTATCGGTCTGTTACTGGTCACTGTCGGCGCTTCAATGAACACGTTGTTCTCATTACGACAACCCTCCATCGGCCTTGGCCCTCTGATCGCGCAGATCATCGCCTGGCCCATTGGCCAAGGTTGGGCCAAGGTGATGCCCACCAAACAGTTCAATACCTTCGGCCTCAAGTGGAGTCTGAACCCTGGGCCTTTCAACATTAAGGAACATTCCATTATCGTTGTGATGGCCGGTGTTTCCTTTTCGGTCGCATATGCCACCGACATCATTTTGGCTCAGCTGGTCTTCTACAAGCAGGACTTTGGCATCGTCTTTCAGCTCCTTCTCACGATCTCGACCCAGTCGCTGGGCTACGGAATCGCCGGAATCATGAGAAAGTTCCTAGGTTCGTCCCCCATGAGGAAGCCATGATCTGCGTTCCCTAACTTTATGCACAGTCTACCCGGCGGCCATGATCTGGCCTGGCAATCTGGTGTCTGTCACTTTGATGAACGCCATGTATGAGGCGAACGACCGGCCCGATCCCAGCTTCATTGGAGGTAGCATGCCTCGGTACAAGTGGTTCGGTATCATTACCCTCGGCTCATTTTGCTACTACTGGATCCCCGGCTTCCTTGCCCAGTTTCTGAGTATCATGGCGGTCGCCACTTGGATCGCACCGAACAATGTTGTTATCAACCAACTGTTTGGTGGCACGAGCGGTCTTTCAATCCTGCCATTGACGCTCGACTGGACTCAGATCTCGGGCTTCGTTGGTTCTCCGCTCATTCCTCCATGGTACGTTCTCGGCCACCTTTGGTGAGATGCTTCGAGCTCAGTACTTACCACCCCTTACAGGCACGCGATTGCCAACACCCTTATTGGCGTTGTTaccttcttcgtcatcgggGCCTCCATCTTCCATTACAGCGATGTCTGGTATGCCCAGTACCTGCCCATGAGTGACTCCGGCACCTACGACAACACCGGCAACCCGTACAACACGTCTCGCATCCTGACGCCCCAGCTCACGCTCGACGTGGAGGCCTACAAAAACTACTCGCCTCTGTTCATCAGCACGACATTTGCGATTTCATACGGGTTGTCATTCGCTGCCATTGCCTCTCTGATTGTCTACACGTATCTGCACAACGGCAAGCAGATTTGGGCGCAGTATAGGAATAGTAGCAAGGAGAAGCCCGATATCCACATGAAGCTCATGAAGAAGTATAAGGAGGCGCCAACCTGGTGGTACATGGGCCTCTTCGCAATCGTAAGTATATATACCACGTCGCTTTGACGTGTAGCCTACTGACACGGCCTAGATGCTTGGTCTCGGTTTTGTCACCGTCTTGGCATACCCGACCAACCTGACATGGTGGGCATTTCTCCTGGCAGTGGCCATTTCCTTCGGCTTCTCGCTGCCTATCGGCATCATTCAAGCCGTCACCAACAATCAGATCGGCTTAAACGTTTTGACCGAGTTCGTTTACGGATATATTCAACCAGGACGACCGCTCGCGCTCATGATGTAAGTCTTTCTTCGACACTGGGAGTGAGGATGGGGCGTATTCTGATCCCATATTCTGACTGCTCGCATAGATTTAAAACTTTTGGGTACATCACCATGTCGCAGTCTCTGAGCTTCGTCTCCGATCTGAAGTTTGGTCACTATATGAAGATCCCGCCCAGAACCATGTTCATGTGTCAGGTCGTCGCCACGACCTTCTCATGCTTCATCCAGATT
The genomic region above belongs to Colletotrichum higginsianum IMI 349063 chromosome 2, whole genome shotgun sequence and contains:
- a CDS encoding OPT family small oligopeptide transporter — encoded protein: MLVWDRRSWLSRFSLSLSLSLSQRHKPRHCRLCPYIETHYFLLLLERFGPCVDDCAPTLFGNTISMPQPSSDKPSGTASGPMMADNDQGFDTKAEVEVSGREINPAPESTTSRYHDRDPVEDLRERLSQWGESSVYHGYDDDEDEQGSEHELLLDPNLPEEYETRIRKADLTPTEEVDDELAMKREEEEDSPYAEVRAAVRNYDEDVPCNTIRAWTIGLLLVTVGASMNTLFSLRQPSIGLGPLIAQIIAWPIGQGWAKVMPTKQFNTFGLKWSLNPGPFNIKEHSIIVVMAGVSFSVAYATDIILAQLVFYKQDFGIVFQLLLTISTQSLGYGIAGIMRKFLVYPAAMIWPGNLVSVTLMNAMYEANDRPDPSFIGGSMPRYKWFGIITLGSFCYYWIPGFLAQFLSIMAVATWIAPNNVVINQLFGGTSGLSILPLTLDWTQISGFVGSPLIPPWHAIANTLIGVVTFFVIGASIFHYSDVWYAQYLPMSDSGTYDNTGNPYNTSRILTPQLTLDVEAYKNYSPLFISTTFAISYGLSFAAIASLIVYTYLHNGKQIWAQYRNSSKEKPDIHMKLMKKYKEAPTWWYMGLFAIMLGLGFVTVLAYPTNLTWWAFLLAVAISFGFSLPIGIIQAVTNNQIGLNVLTEFVYGYIQPGRPLALMIFKTFGYITMSQSLSFVSDLKFGHYMKIPPRTMFMCQVVATTFSCFIQIAVLNAALKNIPEVCTPHQENKFSCPGGRVFFAASVIWGLIGPARMFSPGQVYSGLFIFFGLGAILPVIFYFAALKWPKSPVKYLMAPLIFGGAGAIPPATPLNYLSWGIVGYVFQHHIRKKHFGWWSRLNYLTSSGLDLGLALATLVIFLAFTLNRIDPPKWWGNDIVTATMDAQGTAIQSTPAPGTKFGPTSW